A window of the Polaribacter sp. HaHaR_3_91 genome harbors these coding sequences:
- a CDS encoding response regulator transcription factor encodes MNKINIIIADDEELFRKGIRFLLERENNFSITYEAENGKELIDFLSYTEHTPDIILMDLKMPEINGVEATKKIHKTHPNIKIIALTSFDGKSFITNMIDVGASSYLLKNTSPKMVIHTINEVFNKGFYYDEKVLKIIQENINSSSGKRIKIDLDKKLLSKREIDVLELICDQCTTAEIADKLFISPRTVEGHRNNLLLKTHSKNVAGLVIYGIQKKLIEVTPDFNI; translated from the coding sequence ATGAATAAAATTAATATCATAATTGCAGATGATGAAGAACTTTTTAGAAAAGGTATCCGATTTTTATTAGAAAGAGAAAATAACTTTAGCATTACTTATGAAGCAGAAAATGGTAAAGAATTAATTGATTTTCTATCTTATACAGAACATACTCCAGATATTATTTTAATGGATTTAAAAATGCCAGAAATAAATGGTGTAGAAGCTACTAAAAAAATTCATAAGACACACCCAAACATTAAGATAATTGCTTTAACTAGTTTTGATGGAAAATCCTTTATAACCAATATGATTGATGTTGGCGCCTCTTCTTACCTACTTAAAAACACAAGTCCTAAAATGGTAATTCACACCATTAATGAAGTATTTAATAAAGGTTTTTATTATGATGAAAAAGTTTTAAAAATTATTCAAGAAAATATTAATTCATCTAGTGGAAAACGCATAAAAATCGATTTAGATAAAAAATTACTTTCTAAAAGAGAAATTGATGTTTTAGAATTAATTTGTGACCAATGTACTACTGCAGAAATTGCAGATAAACTTTTTATTAGCCCCAGAACCGTAGAAGGTCATAGAAACAACTTATTACTTAAAACGCATTCTAAAAACGTTGCAGGTTTAGTTATTTACGGTATTCAGAAGAAATTAATAGAAGTTACTCCAGATTTTAATATCTAA
- a CDS encoding sensor histidine kinase: MKKLLIQENQVILIALIGVLLLLFMGVALLLFFFSSRKKIVDKELEKKNLEVTHQKEIIQSIIITQEEERKRIAQDLHDDISSKLNVINLNANLLKDGDLSPEEYLIVNNGILEATDKTLESARKIAHNLLPPILEEFGLKDAIEELADSFNNSRKINIIYNIKYTKQHLNPQNELHLFRITQELINNSIRHGKAKKSTLNISHKDNNLIFSYTDNGIGFNSDKKENKKGLGMKNIESRVSLLNGRYSIGSEVGKGFNILIVI; the protein is encoded by the coding sequence ATGAAAAAACTCCTTATTCAAGAAAACCAAGTGATACTTATCGCTTTAATAGGAGTTTTATTACTTCTATTTATGGGAGTTGCGCTCTTACTATTTTTCTTCTCCTCAAGAAAAAAAATTGTAGACAAAGAACTAGAGAAAAAGAATTTAGAAGTAACACATCAAAAAGAAATTATACAATCTATCATCATAACTCAAGAAGAAGAGCGCAAACGTATTGCACAAGATTTACATGATGATATTAGTTCTAAACTAAATGTTATTAACTTAAATGCAAACCTTTTAAAAGACGGAGATCTGTCTCCAGAAGAATACCTTATAGTTAACAATGGTATTTTAGAAGCTACAGATAAAACCTTAGAAAGTGCTCGTAAAATTGCACATAATTTACTACCACCAATTTTAGAAGAATTCGGGCTTAAAGATGCCATAGAAGAACTTGCAGACTCTTTTAATAATAGTAGAAAAATTAATATAATTTACAATATAAAATACACTAAGCAACATTTAAACCCACAAAATGAATTACATCTCTTTAGAATTACTCAAGAATTAATTAATAATTCTATAAGACATGGTAAGGCAAAAAAGAGTACTTTAAATATTTCTCATAAAGACAACAACCTTATTTTTAGCTATACAGACAACGGTATTGGTTTTAATTCTGATAAAAAAGAAAATAAAAAAGGCCTTGGTATGAAAAATATAGAAAGTAGGGTTTCTTTATTAAATGGACGATATAGTATTGGAAGTGAAGTAGGTAAAGGATTTAATATCTTAATTGTAATATAA
- a CDS encoding lipoprotein signal peptidase encodes MSKKSLAILIIFIAIILDQVIKIYVKTHFILGEEVVVFDWFRIHFTENNGMAMGFEFGGKGGKLFLTLFRLIAVSGIIYWLIQNIKKKVHNAVIIAIALIFSGAVGNIIDSVFYGIIFDGSNHKIATLFADKPYGELFHGRVVDMFYFPLWQGVLPDWIPVMGGEMFTFFQYIFNPADAFISIGVALLFIFSKQAFPKEERVSLKE; translated from the coding sequence ATGTCAAAAAAGAGTCTTGCTATTCTAATTATTTTTATCGCAATTATTTTAGATCAAGTAATTAAAATTTATGTTAAAACACATTTTATTTTAGGTGAAGAAGTGGTTGTTTTCGATTGGTTTAGAATCCATTTTACAGAAAACAATGGTATGGCAATGGGGTTTGAGTTTGGAGGCAAAGGAGGAAAACTCTTTTTAACCTTATTTAGATTGATTGCAGTATCTGGAATTATCTATTGGTTAATACAAAACATTAAAAAGAAGGTACACAATGCCGTAATTATAGCGATTGCTTTAATCTTTTCTGGAGCAGTTGGTAATATCATCGATTCTGTTTTTTACGGAATTATTTTTGATGGATCTAACCACAAAATAGCAACACTATTTGCAGATAAACCTTATGGAGAATTATTTCATGGTAGAGTGGTAGATATGTTTTATTTTCCTTTATGGCAAGGTGTTCTGCCAGATTGGATTCCTGTTATGGGTGGAGAAATGTTTACTTTTTTTCAATATATATTTAATCCTGCAGATGCTTTTATAAGTATTGGTGTGGCTTTGTTGTTTATTTTTAGCAAACAAGCTTTTCCTAAAGAAGAGAGAGTTTCTTTAAAAGAATAA
- the uvrC gene encoding excinuclease ABC subunit UvrC, which produces MPTPLELQIKTLPNEPGVYQYFDKEDVIIYVGKAKNLKKRVASYFNKNHENGKTRVLVKKIVRIKHIVVNTETDALLLENNLIKKYKPRYNVLLKDDKSYPWLCIKKERFPRVFMTRRVIKDGSEYFGPYTSIKTVRVLLDLIKELYPLRTCKYDLSHQNINEGKYKVCLEYHLKNCKGACEGLETESHYNNSIVEIRNIIKGNFKESLEKFNEMMLNFAENMEFEEAQKIKEKLHLLSNYQSKSTIINPSINNVDVFSIISDETHGYANFLKISNGSIIQSHTTEIKKKLDETDKELLELFIVEIRQRFDSQSPEIYVPFKVDLGETLKVTVPKLGDKKRIVELSERNAKYYRQEQFKQVQIVDPDRHVKRIMSQMKKDLRLSVEPRHIECFDNSNIQGTNPVAACVVFKDGKPSKKDYRHYNIKTVDGPDDFASMEEVVYRRYKRLLEEEQPLPQLIIVDGGKGQLSSGLKALESLGLRGKIAIIGIAKRLEEIYYPGDPIPLYLDKKSETLKITQYLRNEAHRFGITFHRNKRSKSAIKSELEQIPDVGEQTITTLLRKFKSAKRVKEATLEELKEVIGNARAIKVYEYFQPKKK; this is translated from the coding sequence ATGCCTACACCCTTAGAACTACAAATTAAAACGTTACCAAATGAACCCGGAGTTTATCAGTATTTTGATAAAGAAGACGTTATTATTTATGTTGGTAAAGCTAAAAATTTAAAGAAAAGAGTGGCTTCTTATTTTAATAAGAATCATGAGAACGGCAAGACGAGAGTTTTAGTAAAAAAGATTGTTCGTATAAAGCATATTGTTGTAAATACAGAAACAGATGCCTTATTGTTAGAGAACAATTTAATTAAAAAATACAAACCGCGTTACAATGTTTTACTAAAGGATGATAAATCGTATCCTTGGCTTTGCATTAAAAAAGAACGTTTTCCTAGAGTTTTTATGACCCGAAGAGTTATAAAAGATGGTTCGGAATATTTTGGTCCGTATACTTCTATAAAAACGGTTAGGGTTCTGTTAGATTTAATTAAGGAGTTGTATCCGCTAAGAACCTGTAAATACGATTTAAGCCATCAAAATATAAATGAAGGAAAGTATAAAGTATGTTTAGAGTATCATTTAAAAAATTGTAAAGGTGCTTGCGAAGGCTTAGAAACCGAGAGTCATTACAATAATTCTATCGTAGAAATTAGAAATATTATTAAAGGTAACTTTAAAGAAAGCTTAGAGAAGTTTAACGAAATGATGTTAAATTTTGCTGAAAACATGGAGTTTGAAGAAGCACAGAAAATTAAAGAGAAACTTCATCTATTAAGCAATTATCAATCTAAAAGTACCATTATAAATCCGTCTATAAATAATGTAGATGTTTTTTCTATTATTTCTGATGAAACACATGGATATGCTAATTTCTTAAAAATTTCTAACGGATCTATTATTCAGTCTCACACTACAGAAATTAAGAAAAAGTTAGATGAAACGGATAAAGAGTTATTAGAATTGTTTATTGTTGAAATTAGACAACGTTTCGATTCTCAATCGCCAGAAATTTATGTACCTTTTAAAGTAGATTTAGGTGAAACATTAAAAGTTACCGTACCAAAATTAGGCGATAAAAAGCGTATTGTAGAATTGTCTGAAAGAAATGCAAAATATTATCGACAAGAACAATTTAAGCAGGTACAGATTGTAGATCCAGACAGACATGTAAAAAGAATTATGTCGCAAATGAAAAAAGATTTGCGTTTATCTGTAGAGCCACGTCATATAGAGTGTTTCGATAACTCTAACATTCAGGGAACAAATCCTGTTGCAGCTTGTGTAGTTTTTAAAGACGGAAAACCAAGTAAAAAAGATTACAGACATTACAATATTAAAACAGTTGATGGACCAGATGATTTTGCATCTATGGAAGAGGTTGTTTACAGAAGATACAAGCGTTTGTTAGAAGAAGAACAACCTTTGCCACAATTAATTATTGTGGATGGTGGAAAAGGACAATTATCATCTGGTTTAAAAGCGTTAGAAAGTTTAGGTTTAAGGGGCAAAATAGCCATTATAGGAATTGCAAAAAGATTAGAAGAAATTTATTATCCAGGAGATCCAATACCTTTATATTTAGATAAAAAATCTGAAACACTAAAGATTACGCAATATCTAAGAAACGAGGCACACAGATTCGGAATTACCTTTCACAGAAATAAACGAAGTAAAAGTGCTATAAAATCTGAGTTAGAACAAATACCAGATGTTGGTGAGCAAACCATTACAACCTTATTGCGTAAATTTAAGTCGGCAAAACGTGTTAAAGAAGCTACTTTAGAAGAACTAAAAGAAGTTATAGGAAACGCAAGAGCTATAAAAGTATATGAATATTTTCAACCTAAGAAAAAATGA
- a CDS encoding DUF4230 domain-containing protein, whose amino-acid sequence MNSFLKYLAVFLFGFFIAKFWYDKKERNHKQEEIQVVVTSIKNLSKLVVSKGTFSEVYNYSDSKKYFYDYLSFDKKAIVTVNATVEVGYDLSKLEIQIDSVGKKIYINKIPKEEVVISPDIKYFDLQQSQFNTFSKYDLNKINKTSIEKIKETIEVTDLKEKAKIRLLEELSKIYQLSAVYNWQVIDNTNSGFLSNFKN is encoded by the coding sequence ATGAATAGCTTTCTAAAATACCTGGCTGTTTTTCTTTTTGGTTTTTTTATCGCCAAATTTTGGTACGATAAAAAAGAGAGGAATCATAAACAAGAAGAAATACAAGTAGTCGTAACTTCTATTAAGAATTTGAGTAAGCTTGTTGTTTCTAAAGGAACTTTTTCTGAAGTTTATAATTACTCAGACTCTAAAAAATACTTTTACGATTATCTTTCTTTTGATAAAAAAGCTATCGTAACTGTAAATGCGACTGTAGAGGTTGGTTATGATTTATCTAAATTAGAAATTCAGATAGATTCTGTAGGTAAGAAAATTTACATCAATAAAATACCGAAAGAAGAGGTTGTAATTTCTCCTGATATAAAATATTTCGATTTACAACAAAGTCAGTTTAATACTTTTTCTAAGTACGATTTGAATAAAATTAACAAAACAAGTATCGAAAAGATTAAAGAAACTATTGAAGTTACAGATTTAAAAGAAAAAGCAAAAATAAGATTGTTAGAGGAGTTGTCTAAAATCTATCAACTTTCTGCAGTTTATAATTGGCAAGTTATAGACAATACCAATTCTGGATTTTTAAGTAATTTTAAAAATTAA